DNA sequence from the Sandaracinaceae bacterium genome:
AGGAACAGGTCGAGGAAGTCGCGCCGGTCTTGCGCACCGGCGCGCGACGCGAGGCCCACCACGTGCCCGTGCTCGTTCAGCAGCAGCACGGAGCGCACGCTGGGGGTGACGTCGATGGAGGTGGGGCGCCAGGCCGCTTCGAAGCTGTCGGGGTCGTCCAGCGGGTAGTCGGTGAAGACCGTGTTGTCCTGCTGGATGACGTAGCGCTCGATGTTCTCCACCTTCTCCCGCGCGAGCAGCATGGAGGACGCGGCGATGGCCTCTTCGTTCAGGCGGGCGAAGCGCGAGGCGGTCAGGTACGTGTAGTAGCCGAGCACCCCGGCGGCGATGGTGAGCGCCGGGATGAGCACGAAGTACACGGAGGGCAGGCGCCGTGGCACGTCACTCCCGCTCGTGGCGCAGGGGCCGAGACATCAGGTCGGTCAGCGCCTTGGTGGGCGACTTGCCTTCGTAGAGGATGCGATAGACCTCGTGCGAGATGGGCATCTCCACCTTGCGCGCCTGCGTGAGGTTGTAGAGGCTCTTCGCGGTGCGCACCCCCTCGGCGACCATGTTCATGGAGCTGAGGATCTCGTCGATGGTCTTGCCCTGGCCGAGCTCCATCCCGACTTGTCGGTTGCGCGAGAGGTCGCCGGTGCACGTGAGCACGAGGTCGCCCATGCCCGCCAGACCGCTGAGCGTGAGGGGGTGGGCCCCCATGGCGGTCGCGAGGCGCGAGATCTCCGCCAGGCCGCGCGTGATGAGCCCCGCGCGCGCGTTGTGCCCGAGGCCCATCCCGTCCGCGACGCCTGCCGCGATGGCGATGACGTTCTTGAGCGCGCCTCCCAGCTCCACGCCGACGACGTCCTCGGTGTTGTAGACGCGGAAGCGGTCCGTCGTGAACGTGTGCTGCGCGTCGCGCACGCTGTCGCGGTCGTGACCGGCGATGCACACCGCGGTCGGGATCCCGTCCGCGACCTCGCGCGCGAAGGACGGCCCGCCCAAGTAGGTGAGCTGCCAGTGCATGGTCTTGGGCAGCACGTTCTCGAAGATGTCGCTCACCAGCATGAGCGTGCCCTCCTCGATACCCTTCGTGGCGCTGACGATGGTCACGCCGGCCGGGATCATCGGCTTGGCGCTCTCGAGCACTGCGCGCAGACCGTGCGTGGGGATGACCGAGACCACCATGCTGGCGTCGATCAGGGCCGTGGCGAGGTCCCCCGTGGCCGTCAGCGTGGGCGGCAGGGAGAAGCCCGGGAGGTAGCGCGCGTTCTCGTTGGCGGACGCGATGGCGCTCGCGCGCTCGGCGGAGCGCGCCCACAGGCGGACGTGGTGACCCTTGTCGGCGAGCAGCTTGGCGAGGGCGGTGCCCCACGAGCCAGCGCCCAAGACCGCGATCTGTCGTTGATCCATCGCGGGAGTCTACGCGCTCGGGCGGAGATGCGGGAGCCTCGGCGCGCGATTCGAGCGATCGCGCGTTCGCTCGAAGCGGACCGTGCGGCGGGGCGGAGCAGCGCAACTTTCTCCGCGGCCCTGTAACCGACGGCGGGGGTGGTGCGTGGAGTCCCCATGACACAGCGGAACGAGTCGGTGGACGTGGTGGTGGTGGGTGGCGGGCTCGCGGGCCTGCTCGTCGCGGAGGGGTTAGGACGCGCAGGCCGGCGTGTGGTCGTGCTCGAGCGATCGCCTGCCCCGGGCGGGCGCGCGCGGACGGCAACGCACGGGGCTCATCGCTTCAACTTCGGTCCCCACGCGCTGTATCTCGAGGGGCCCCTGCATCATGCGCTGCGTGCTGCGGGGGTGTCGACCGCGGGGGTCGCGCCCTCGCTCGGTGGCGCGCGCGCGCTGTTTGCCGACGGTCACCTGGACGCGCTACCCGTGGGGCTGGGCGGCGTCCTGCGCGCCGACTGGTTCGGAGCTCGGGACGCGCGCGAGATGCTGGCGGCGCTCCGTCGCATCCGCGCGGGGGCGGGCACGAGCGACCTGCACGAGACGTCCGCCGCGGCCTTCATCGACGCGCTGGTCACGCGCGACGGGGCGCGGCGCATGCTCGCCACCTTGGTGCGCCTCGCGACCTACGGCGGAGACCCGTCCGAGCTGAGCGCCGACGTCGCCCACGCGCAGCTGACGGCGTCGGTGAGGCACGGCGTGCGCTACGTGCACGGCGGGTGGCAGTCGCTGGTGGTGGGGCTGCTCGACCGCGCGGCGCGCGCCGGAGTCACCGTGCGTCATGCGCGCGCGGCGTCGCTCGGCCTGGAGGCTTCTGGGGCGCTGCAGGGCCGCATGCACACCGTCACGGACGATCACGGGCGCACGCTGCGGGCCGCGGACGTGGTGTTGGCGTGCGCCCCCAACGTCGCAGCCAGCCTGCTCGACGGCGCAGACCCGGTGCTCGCGGAGTTCGCGCGCGGGGCACGCCCCGTCACGATGCGGGGCGTGGACCTGGGACTGCGCGATCCCGGGCGCGATCTGCGCTTCACGCTGGGCGTGGACACGCCTGTCTACTTCTCCCCGCAGCGGGGCGTGCGCGACGTGGCCCCCGCGGGCGGCCTCACGGTGCACACGGGGGTGTACCTCGGGGCGGAAGGCGGGGACGCCGTGGCGGACCCGGCGGGCCTGCTGGACGCCGCCCTCGAGCGTCTCGTGCCAGACTTGGCCGCGCGGACGGTGGAGCGCCGCGTGCTGGCGCGCGCCGTGGTGCACCATGCCCTGCCCGACTGGCGGCGTGCCGGGATGCTGGGGCGCCCTGCGTGCGCATCGCAGGTCCCCGGCGTGTGGTTCGCAGGGGACTGGGTGGGACCGCAGGGGCACCTGGCCGACGCGGCTGCAGCGTCGGCGGTGTCGGTGGTGCGGGGCATCGCCGTCGCGCGGGAAGGCGGGTTACGCTGCGCCTCGTGAGCCCCTCGTCCCAACGGTCCGAGCGACACCCCGCCTTTCAAGGGGCGCACGCGCGCGAACACGAGGCGTTCTTGTACGGCGTCTGCTACCGAATGACCGGGACGCACGCCGACGCGCAGGAGGTGGTGCAGGACACGTTCCTGCGTGCGCTCGAGCGCCCACCGGCCGACACCGCGCAGCCGTGGCGACCGTGGCTCACGCGCGTGGCCGTCAACCTCTGCAAGGACCGCCTGCGCCGCCGCAAGACCCGCGGCTACGTGGGGCCCTGGCTGCCTGCGCCCGTGGAGCTCCCGGACACCCACGACGTCGAGGTGCCCAGCGCCGCCCGCTACGAGCGCCTCGAGAGCGCCAGCTTCGCCTTCCTGCTGGCGCTCGAGCGCCTGACCCCGCAGCAGCGGGCGGTCCTCATTTTGCGGGACGTGCTCGACCACAGCGTGGCGGAGACGGCGGGGACGCTCGGCATCTCGGAGTCCAACGTGAAGGTCACGCTGCACCGCGCCCAGAAGGCGCTCGCCCACGCCGAGGCCGAGGAGGGGGAGTACCGCACGCAGCGGCTCACGGAGCAGGGACACGCCGCGCAGCTGGCCATGCTGCAGCGCTTCATGCTCGCCCTCTCGCTCGGTGACGTCGATGGCATGCGTGCCTGTGTGTCCGACGACGTGCGCCTGCACACGGACGGGGGCGGCGAGTTCTTCGCCAGCAAGAAGATGGTCCGCGGTCGCGAGAAGGTCATCAACTTCCTGATCCGTGTCGTGCGCGGCGAGCTGCCGACGCGCTTCGCCATCGTGGAGCTGAACGGTGGGCCCGCGATCGTGAGCGAGTTCGGCCCGCGCAAGGACCGCTACGCGGAGCGCGTGGTCACGCGCATCGAGCTTGGCCCGGACGGGCTGATCTCGGCCTACGACTCGATCTTGGCGACGCCCAAGCTGGAGCATTTGTTCGACTCGCCGGGCTGACGTTCCGTGTCCGCGGCCCGCCCAGAGGGGGCCGCGGTACACGCCGTGCGGAGCCACGCGCGGGTGACGGTGTGGGTCCGACCTCGGGTCTCCTCGCCCGCGCCTACTTGATGAAGAGCAGCTCGCGGTATTTCGGGAGGGGCCAGTGCTCGTCGGCGACCAACGTCTCGAGCGCGTCGGCGTGCGCTCGAACCCGATCCATCCCCTCGCGCAGGGGACCAGCGCAGTACCGCATGTGCGCCTCGGTCGAGGCGAAGTCGTGCTTGGCGATGGCCGCCTCGAGGGCTGCGACGGCGGCCGTCAGCGCGTTCGTGTCGCGCGCCACGGCCTGCAGCACGGTGGCGTCGAACGTGACGCCGAGGCTCGCGGCCTGACTGAGCGAGGCGCTCAGCGTCCCGGCGTAGGCCATGGCGGCGGGGTAGATGACAGTCTTGGCCAGCTCCACGACGAGCTTGGCTTCGACCCCGATGGAGAGGATGTACTGCTCGGCATAGACGTCGTAGCGGCTCTTCAGCTCGACCGGCGACAGCACCGAGTTCCGCTGAAACAGGGCGACCACGGCCGGGTCGTTCAAGGCGGGGAGCGCGTCGGCGCTGGTAGGCAGGTTCGCGAGGCCACGCTCGGCTACCGCCGTGTGGTGCCACTCCTCCGAGTAACCGTTCCCACCGAAGACCACGCTCCCGTGCGCGCTCACGAGCTCCTTCAGCACGAGGGCGACGGCCTCCGCCGTGTTCTTCCCCGCCCCCAGCTGGGCCTCGAGCTTGTCGGCCACCCACGAGAGGGAGTCCGCCAGGATGGTGTTCATCGCCACCAGCGGACCCGAAACGGACTGCGACGAGCCGACGGCGCGGAACTCGAAGCGGTTCCCCGTGAAGGCGAACGGGGACGTGCGGTTGCGGTCGCCTGGGTCCCGCTCGAACGGTGCGATCTGCGGCAGGCCCAGGTCCATCACGCCCCCTTCGGTCGACACCGAGGTCTTGCCATCGCGGATGTCGTTGAAGATGGTCTCCAGCTGGTCGCCCAAATAG
Encoded proteins:
- a CDS encoding NAD(P)-dependent glycerol-3-phosphate dehydrogenase — encoded protein: MDQRQIAVLGAGSWGTALAKLLADKGHHVRLWARSAERASAIASANENARYLPGFSLPPTLTATGDLATALIDASMVVSVIPTHGLRAVLESAKPMIPAGVTIVSATKGIEEGTLMLVSDIFENVLPKTMHWQLTYLGGPSFAREVADGIPTAVCIAGHDRDSVRDAQHTFTTDRFRVYNTEDVVGVELGGALKNVIAIAAGVADGMGLGHNARAGLITRGLAEISRLATAMGAHPLTLSGLAGMGDLVLTCTGDLSRNRQVGMELGQGKTIDEILSSMNMVAEGVRTAKSLYNLTQARKVEMPISHEVYRILYEGKSPTKALTDLMSRPLRHERE
- a CDS encoding FAD-dependent oxidoreductase; this translates as MTQRNESVDVVVVGGGLAGLLVAEGLGRAGRRVVVLERSPAPGGRARTATHGAHRFNFGPHALYLEGPLHHALRAAGVSTAGVAPSLGGARALFADGHLDALPVGLGGVLRADWFGARDAREMLAALRRIRAGAGTSDLHETSAAAFIDALVTRDGARRMLATLVRLATYGGDPSELSADVAHAQLTASVRHGVRYVHGGWQSLVVGLLDRAARAGVTVRHARAASLGLEASGALQGRMHTVTDDHGRTLRAADVVLACAPNVAASLLDGADPVLAEFARGARPVTMRGVDLGLRDPGRDLRFTLGVDTPVYFSPQRGVRDVAPAGGLTVHTGVYLGAEGGDAVADPAGLLDAALERLVPDLAARTVERRVLARAVVHHALPDWRRAGMLGRPACASQVPGVWFAGDWVGPQGHLADAAAASAVSVVRGIAVAREGGLRCAS
- a CDS encoding sigma-70 family RNA polymerase sigma factor encodes the protein MTGTHADAQEVVQDTFLRALERPPADTAQPWRPWLTRVAVNLCKDRLRRRKTRGYVGPWLPAPVELPDTHDVEVPSAARYERLESASFAFLLALERLTPQQRAVLILRDVLDHSVAETAGTLGISESNVKVTLHRAQKALAHAEAEEGEYRTQRLTEQGHAAQLAMLQRFMLALSLGDVDGMRACVSDDVRLHTDGGGEFFASKKMVRGREKVINFLIRVVRGELPTRFAIVELNGGPAIVSEFGPRKDRYAERVVTRIELGPDGLISAYDSILATPKLEHLFDSPG